One genomic region from Dermacentor variabilis isolate Ectoservices chromosome 6, ASM5094787v1, whole genome shotgun sequence encodes:
- the LOC142584933 gene encoding palmitoyltransferase ZDHHC20-A-like, protein MLPSVERPATPVEDGTCARRESFAKPNRLFAWLPVLLVSALLSWGYYAYVLVFCCVVIAQESIAKAVFFGIVFHLLLFLCVWSYAKTTATAIPDVPPAYLLSVGEQQALANCHNERTRRGLLEMLAADRGVFTLGPDGCARYCAPCQLLKPDRCHHCSTCRRCIMKMDHHCPWFNNCVCFSTYKFFLLTLAYVVALCIYTVTTLAAHLVEWGSDPSPLKPYGLHVGFIVLVGSALAIGLGSFLGMHLSMVSRNETTLESMRSIMFLEHGDSFDLGSRYRNFVEVFGLRWSLWLIPVFTSLGDGVRFPTRLHPTRGRVESRPSSFVPTYSAATYSTRSSSLDPGAAVVDIVR, encoded by the exons ATGCTGCCCTCGGTCGAGCGGCCAGCGACTCCTGTAGAGGACGGTACCTGCGCCCGCCGAGAGAGCTTCGCAAAGCCGAACCGGCTGTTCGCCTGGCTTCCCGTGTTGCTGGTATCGGCGCTGTTATCGTGGGGCTACTACGCCTACGTTCTCGTCTTCTGCTGCGTCGTCATCGCGCAGGAAAGCATAGCCAAGGCCGTATTCTTCGGCATCGTATTCCATCTGCTACTCTTCCTGTGCGTCTG GTCGTACGCGAAGACGACGGCGACCGCGATTCCCGACGTGCCTCCCGCGTATCTGCTTAGCGTGGGAGAGCAGCAGGCGCTCGCCAACTGCCACAATGAACGCACCCGGCGCGGTCTGCTCGAGATGCTAGCAGCGGACAGAGGCGTGTTCACCCTGGGGCCAGACGGGTGCGCCAGGTACTGCGCGCCGTGCCAGCTGCTCAAACCGGACAGGTGTCACCATTGCTCCACGTGCCGAAG GTGCATCATGAAGATGGACCACCACTGCCCGTGGTTCAACAACTGCGTCTGTTTCAGCACCTACAAGTTCTTCCTGCTCACACTCGCCTACGTGGTGGCACTGTGCATCTACACCGTCACCACCTTGGCAGCCCACTTGGTCGAGTGGGGGTCGGATCCGTCGCCGCTGAAGCCCTACGGCTTGCACGTGGGCTTCATCGTGCTCGTGGGCTCTGCGCTGGCCATTGGCCTCGGCTCTTTCCTCGGCATGCACCTGTCCATGGTGTCGAGGAACGAGACGACGCTGGAGAGCATGCGTAGCATTATGTTCCTGGAACACGGGGACTCGTTCGACCTCGGCAGCCGTTATCGGAACTTCGTAGAGGTGTTCGGACTACGGTGGTCGCTGTGGTTGATTCCCGTGTTCACGAGTCTCGGCGACGGCGTCCGGTTCCCGACCAGGCTGCACCCCACGCGAGGCAGAGTGGAGTCTCGGCCGTCTTCCTTCGTGCCAACCTACTCCGCGGCCACCTATTCGACGCGCTCGTCGAGCCTCGATCCTGGGGCCGCCGTCGTGGACATAGTACGATAG
- the LOC142584932 gene encoding uncharacterized protein LOC142584932, which translates to MDDKTQRIFPRYISSVKSNSYPTPGQCSNDRGPSQRQLQNASPLPAAGLAYGQSTSVLHSPDAIMPQFTRTASQAADVQQRQRAYGRQYPLMDTASSPVGLPARSGHSTASFSFRRQHSRMSDSSWTDSTSSSTTSSGHCCVCNAASDSDLIPRRKRRRHAKSGGDKPKNFSWITCVPIVAVAVLAACLFLLALSAVARSRRLAFSVPVTHHLQEEAHPQRKGTSPTVASTSDAPVQHKLLVEEEGSEKIGKRDPSTTTAPTVKAKTLAPGLKRKHSKRARKTTPSPKLAARKNNDSNRKAGRTTKVIHLQHAVVPECREVSYTFCERSEHEFYYQPESNTCYQTNAVNVCTRGTNRFATLDHCVHSCVSTRHPADECFGKPIFTRCARRDVLSDWWHYDNSKCVPWSFRSGGCPANGSMVFPTAKECEKRCRKPHGGPRCQRPEVVACGRRHLKYPYFARVSPEDGRLRCFRSSPTTLQRHLCLVGVNRFPTFGSCVASCRQKPPT; encoded by the exons ATGGACGACAAGACACAACGGATCTTCCCGCGATACATCTCCTCAGTCAAAAGCAATTCCTACCCGACACCAGGCCAGTGCAGCAACGATCGGGGTCCGAGCCAGAGGCAACTTCAAAACGCAAGTCCACTGCCTGCCGCGGGTCTTGCTTACGGACAGTCTACAAGTGTTCTTCACTCACCTGACGCAATTATGCCTCAGTTCACGCGCACTGCATCACAAGCCGCCGATGTGCAGCAGAGACAGAGGGCATACGGCCGGCAGTACCCGCTCATGGACACAGCCTCGTCGCCAGTGGGGCTGCCAGCGCGTTCGGGTCACAGTACAGCGTCGTTTTCATTTCGGAGACAACACTCCCGCATGAGCGACAGTAGCTGGACCGACTCGACCTCAAGCTCCACGACGAGCAGCGGCCACTGCTGCGTCTGCAACGCAGCCAGCGACTCCGACTTGATTCCTCGCCGCAAGAGACGCCGCCATGCCAAGTCGGGTGGCGACAAACCGAAGAACTTCTCGTGGATAACCTGCGTGCCCATTGTAGCCGTGGCTGTGCTCGCCGCTTGCCTGTTCCTGTTAGCCCTTTCAGCTGTGGCACGGTCACGCCGTCTGGCGTTCTCTGTTCCCGTGACGCACCATCTGCAGGAAGAAGCTCACCCGCAGCGGAAGGGAACGTCTCCTACTGTCGCGAGCACGAGCGACGCGCCCGTACAGCACAAGCTGTTGGTTGAAGAGGAAGGGAGCGAGAAAATTGGGAAACGTGATCCAAGCACAACGACTGCACCCACGGTCAAGGCTAAGACTTTGGCTCCGGGTTTGAAGAGGAAGCACTCCAAGCGTGCAAGGAAGACTACACCCTCGCCAAAACTAGCTGCGagaaagaacaatgacagcaATCGGAAAGCAGGCAGGACTACTAAGGTCATTCATTTACAACACGCC GTCGTTCCCGAGTGTCGCGAAGTGTCCTACACGTTCTGCGAGCGCTCGGAGCACGAATTTTATTACCAGCCTGAAAGCAACACGTGCTACCAGACGAATGCGGTGAACGTTTGCACCCGAGGCACCAACCGGTTCGCCACACTGGACCACTGCGTTCACAGCTGCGTCTCTACCAGGCACCCGGCTGACGAGTGCTTCGGCAAGCCGATCTTCACGCGCTGCGCAAG GCGAGATGTCCTCTCCGACTGGTGGCACTACGACAACAGCAAGTGCGTGCCCTGGTCATTTCGTTCAGGCGGCTGTCCGGCTAACGGAAGTATGGTCTTCCCGACGGCCAAGGAGTGCGAGAAGCGCTGCCGAAAACCGCATGGCGGACCCCGGTGCCAGCGGCCCGAGGTGGTGGCCTGCGGTCGCCGCCACCTCAAGTACCCGTACTTCGCTCGCGTGTCGCCGGAAGACGGCCGCTTGCGGTGTTTCCGCTCTTCGCCGACCACGCTGCAGCGCCACCTGTGCCTCGTGGGCGTGAACCGGTTCCCTACCTTCGGTTCCTGCGTCGCCTCTTGCCGGCAGAAGCCGCCAACTTGA